Genomic segment of Nitrospirota bacterium:
CGGAGGAGGCGTATCCGGCCAGTAGGTCACAACATCCCAGGAGTCCGGGAAGGTGAGTTGGATGGACCGATCGTGATACCAGGCACCAGTTCGAAGTTCGATTTCCTGCATCGCTTTACTCCCTAGCAGCCCCGGCCAATGCCGGCTCGCAGACAGGCATGACTCCATGGATTCGATAAGGGAAATTCCGCTTGAGCCTGTTGATAGGCCTTTCGAAGAGAAACCACGACAGGGACGCTGCCAGAATCGCCAAGACCGTATACATGAGGAACCCGATTCCGGCTGGGATCTCATCCGTGTCAATCCCATAGGCCCGAAGAATAGATGGAATCGGCTTGTGGAGAAGATATAATCCGTAGCTAATTTGCCCCAAATAAACCAGCGGGGCTGAGCCAAGGAATCGCCCGATCAGCCCTTGGAATCCCTGAGCTGCACGGAGCACCACCCACCCACAAAGCAGCGTCTCAGCGGACATTTCTAGGATCAGCCAGTTCGTTGAGCCGATCCCGATTGCTCGAAGCCCTACCACCACACAGAAAAGAGGCAGCCCGGCCCAGATGAGCCAATCGGAAATACGGCTCTTTGCAACAGACAGCAGCCCATGTTGATGAACGACATAGGCCAGCAGCCCCCCCAAAGCCAGTGTGTCCATACGGGATAGAGTGAAGAACCGGATCGCCCGTTCCGACACTTCGTTCAGACCAAGGATCACCTTGGCCGTGGGACCGATCGCGACCGACAGTAAAAGAACGGGCAATAGAAACCGTCGAGGGGTCAATAGAATGACCCATGGCCAGACGAGATAAAACTGCTCTTCAATCGACAACGACCACAGATGGGAGATGGGTCCTTCCCAGTTGTTATCGATCAAGACGCGAAACAGGTTCAGCGTGTATGTCCACAACCACGGAGTCAGCTCATCGACAAAACTCGGGGCCGTCAAGGCGTAACAGAGGAGAAAGGCAAAATACAGGGGGAAAATACGAAGGGCACGACGTATGTAGAACTGCCTCAGTGTAAGGAAAAGACCCTGCTCCCCTCCTTCTATATACCGCCGACCGCGCAGCAGAATATCCGTGATGAGAAAGCCACTCAGGACAAAGAATAGATCCACACCGAAATTGTTCCAGGGGAAGCCGCCTTGAAAGCTCCACGGAATCCAGTGGCTCACAAACACCATCATCACGGCACAGGCTCGGACTCCATCGAGCTGAGGCATGTAGGGACGTAGCCCTACCGAACTGACATCGGATCCGGCAATCCCCACCGTATCTCCTACCTCTTTCCCGCACCCGACCGCTTTAGCCCCCAGGAAGCGAGCCGTTTCAGGAGGGTCCAGGCCATTTTCACGAACGGATAGGGGTCTCTCCAATTGAACCAGGCCGCTTCCTCTACCCCCTTGAATGAGCGGACCCAATCCCCGAAGCGCAATGTCCCCTCTTGATAGTAGTCATGTGAGGACGTCAGATCGTAATCTTCGATGAGCCAGCGGCGGCCTTCTCTCGGAATGATCATCGGGAGCGGCTGGCCGGTGAGATCCAGATAGAGTGCTTTGACAACATCCATGTCGCCTTCGGCGACGAAGAGCCGGAACGCTTGGCCGACTCGTGGATTGATATCGAGAACCTTATATTGGCCGTCACGAGCATCGAATCGATACCCGATATCAAGCACGCCACGATAGCCAATCGCCTTCATGAACTGCGTGGTCAACTTGGCAACGGTCTCATTCCAGCGACATTCTCCAAGCGACGTACAGCCGACATGGACCGGAAACTGACGAATCTTGTACCCGGTTAAGCCGATCCGGCAGTCTGAGGTTTGATCAAAATATCCGTTGAACATGAAAATCTGGTCGTCTCCACCGGGGATGTACTCCTGAAGCATCAGATTTGGGAAACCCGGCTCCTCCATTTCCTTGTACAGTTCAACCAGCTCATTCGGCGAATAGACTGTGACCATCTTCTTTTTGTTCCGCGCCTGAAGGCGATTTCCATAAATCCCCTTCAGCATCAAGGGAAACTTCACTTTGTTCAGGGACGATTCAACATCCGCAAGAGATTCAGGAAAGAGGGTAAACGGTGTCGGCACGCCATGCCGGCCAACTAGCTCGTACATCCCTTTCTTGCTGATCAGCTCACGTAGCACGGCAGGCGAGTTATTCGGGAACATGAACCATCGG
This window contains:
- a CDS encoding acyltransferase, coding for MGIAGSDVSSVGLRPYMPQLDGVRACAVMMVFVSHWIPWSFQGGFPWNNFGVDLFFVLSGFLITDILLRGRRYIEGGEQGLFLTLRQFYIRRALRIFPLYFAFLLCYALTAPSFVDELTPWLWTYTLNLFRVLIDNNWEGPISHLWSLSIEEQFYLVWPWVILLTPRRFLLPVLLLSVAIGPTAKVILGLNEVSERAIRFFTLSRMDTLALGGLLAYVVHQHGLLSVAKSRISDWLIWAGLPLFCVVVGLRAIGIGSTNWLILEMSAETLLCGWVVLRAAQGFQGLIGRFLGSAPLVYLGQISYGLYLLHKPIPSILRAYGIDTDEIPAGIGFLMYTVLAILAASLSWFLFERPINRLKRNFPYRIHGVMPVCEPALAGAARE